One genomic region from Caldisericia bacterium encodes:
- the mnmA gene encoding tRNA 2-thiouridine(34) synthase MnmA yields MIYLGVSGGIDSSFALYLLKKALYDICAVFILFESIDSSCPLKCCNLDNVKKLTNAINVPLKIIDAREIFKKEIINYFIEEYKNGKAPNPCVICNEKVKFKILFENLFKEGDLISTGHYARIVKEGKNYYLKKGLDNEKDQSYMLYRLKKEYLPKIYFPLGEYKKSDVIKNFKKLNIFEEIPKESQDLCFITKDKNLFLKEIFNEKKGKIIHISGKELGEHNGYYFYTIGQRSGLNIAWKEPLYVVDIDIKNNILYVGERKFAYKDKFIIKKLNWLVDIDSIKDKKNIKVKTRYKGREINCEFEIVNESAIVHLYEKEFAITPGQSAVFYEDDIVLGGGEIDKVL; encoded by the coding sequence GTGATATATTTAGGAGTTTCAGGAGGAATTGATTCAAGTTTTGCACTTTATTTGTTAAAAAAAGCTCTTTATGATATATGTGCAGTTTTTATTTTATTTGAGTCAATAGATTCATCGTGTCCTCTTAAATGTTGCAATTTAGATAATGTAAAAAAATTAACAAATGCAATAAATGTTCCATTAAAAATAATTGACGCAAGAGAGATTTTTAAAAAGGAAATCATAAATTATTTCATAGAAGAATATAAAAATGGAAAGGCTCCAAACCCATGTGTTATATGCAATGAAAAAGTTAAATTTAAAATACTTTTTGAAAATTTATTTAAAGAAGGAGACTTAATTTCAACTGGTCATTATGCAAGAATAGTTAAAGAAGGAAAAAATTATTATTTGAAAAAAGGTTTAGATAATGAAAAAGACCAATCATATATGTTATATAGATTAAAAAAAGAATATTTGCCAAAAATTTATTTTCCATTAGGAGAATATAAAAAAAGTGATGTTATTAAAAATTTTAAAAAGTTAAATATTTTTGAAGAAATTCCTAAGGAAAGTCAAGATTTATGTTTTATAACAAAAGACAAAAATTTATTTTTAAAAGAAATATTCAATGAGAAGAAGGGTAAAATTATTCATATTAGCGGAAAAGAATTGGGAGAACATAATGGTTACTATTTTTATACAATAGGACAGAGAAGTGGTTTAAATATAGCATGGAAAGAGCCTCTTTATGTAGTTGATATTGACATTAAAAATAATATTTTATATGTTGGAGAAAGAAAATTTGCATATAAAGATAAGTTTATAATAAAAAAATTAAATTGGCTTGTGGACATTGATAGCATTAAAGATAAAAAAAATATAAAAGTTAAAACTAGATATAAAGGTAGAGAAATAAATTGTGAGTTTGAAATTGTAAATGAATCTGCAATAGTTCATTTATATGAGAAAGAATTTGCAATAACACCAGGTCAATCTGCAGTATTTTATGAAGATGATATAGTATTAGGCGGTGGAGAAATTGATAAAGTTTTATAA